The DNA window AGAACCGTAAGCATTTCTTACCATGCTCTCCAGGGTTTCCTTCAATCTGCATATAAACCTCTCGTGCAGCCTCGACTATACCCGAATGCCCATAGTGGGGAAATGATGAAGTCACATTTTTGTGTATATCAGAATGAATGTAGCTGGAGCTGCAAGGAGAAATTTAAAATATCGACACAAGAGACCAAAGTACTGCATTGAAACATGTGTAATATCGACACAGGggaaaattaaaaatactttatCAAACCAGACAAGTCTTCTGCAGAAAGGGTGCATTCCTTGCATAACCCATCGGTTATTAGGTCCTCAGGCGTTTCAGTACCACGTATAGCAATTACTACAGTTTGTAGATGATGTAGAACCACAATAAAATATGCAGCTTCACACTTGACCTGGCATGGATATAAGCATAAAAACAACATTTATACTTGTAGACTCTGCcagtagaaaataaaaaatatatatattcacattGTCATACACAAATTGAGTATATAATAATCTCGGGTTGGATAGCTTGGGTTTCCCCGCAATTATAACAACAACCAAAGCCTTTTCCTATTGGATCCACGTGTCTAAAGTGAACTGACTTTAGAGTGTAAAGTGGGTGATATCAATGATTGATAATAAATGTATATTAATTCATGTGCACTGCAATACAACCCCTTGGTTTTCTCATTATACTAAAAACTCACTTTAGAGCAGCCCAATCATTTCACATTATATGGGACCAGTTGCATGAATCACCCTAACTTTTCTTTTGGAGACTTCATTCATGATTGTATCTTTTTTCAAGTGACTATGATCCCTCATCCATTGTATAATTTACATTGATCTAACTTAATTGTTAGCTTTTGATCGGGCAAAATCCAGTCTCGCCCAACATTGGAGGTTTTATAACTGTGATGAAAATTTCCTTTCAGCTTGAGCTGTATCTTTTTATCACATGTTACATCTAAGGAGATCCTTCATTTCATTTATCCCACCCGGATCCTATGTTTTACATCTTTCTCTATTTCCCCATCATTACATATATGATGGACCTATGATACTTAAGATCCATGGTATGGTATGGTCTCTTCATTTCATCAACTCTAAGCTATGCTATAATTTTGTTCCTTTTGATAAGCATGCATTCTATTAATTCGGTTTTCCTTGTACTTGCACAAAATATGCTTCAATGTTTGTCTCCACGTCACTATCTTTCCATTTATGTCCTTTCTTGATTATAAAACTAAAAATCTCCTCTGCAAAAAGCATGCAGAATGGTCCTGTCTGTAGGATATGTTTAGGTTCTTTAGGACATTACATTGATACTGTTGGCAGGTAAAATCTTCCTTGTTTCTTGTGGGTGTGTTTCATTTTTGAAGATAAGattcattaaaaaataatggTGTGATTGGTGCAAATGGCTTTTCAGCATTATGTTATATATTAACTAAGAACTAATATTCATGTCCCGTTTCATCTTCATAAAATGTAGAGGCCTTTCCTACTGTATTtcactctttttcattttctatgGAAAGTCTCTGTCTTTTATGACCCAAAGTACCTGATGTGCAGCACAACTGGACATTTAAATTCTCTAACCTGGTTTACTCTCCCATATCTGAGTGCTTCCGGAGGTAAATTGGCATACTTTAGAAAGGCTGCAGCATGACCTCGCCACCAATTATCACCATCCAAAGCAGGTCGTCTAAGAAAATGAATTAAGTACATAAAACATGTTGAAAATGAAATTATTTAAATTCATGCATGCTGGAGAAAGATAGAGGGGAAAATGTAATGCAAAAATAGAGATAGAGAGCCGGAGAGAGCGTAGAAACACAAAGATATATATCAGTGTGCCTAAGTGCAAAGATAAGATACACAAACTATTCAGATGTCATCTAGAGATTTAGAATTTATGAGCTCACTAACATATATTTTATCATGTATAAATATAACCTTGTGAATTGATCTACTGAGCTACTTTGATATGGTAGGGGATATAAGGTTGAGCTACTTTGATATGGTAGGAGATATAACGCTAGTTTGGTGGTTGGTATGAGACAATTAAGGAGTGAAGTGATATGGAGGTTGAGGATACTATCTCCACCCACAACATAGCACTAATATATACCAACAGTTGTCattaaaaaagtttataaaaataactacTTTATATGGTaagttttgtttcttttgatgaaaggcatcaacaaagagaagaaaaaagcTACAGAGATAGGGAAAAGTATCTTTCTAAAGAAACTAAATGGAAAAGAACGGGTGGAGGAACAACCAAACTAGAGAAACACTAGCACACCAATGCAGAAGATCACTCCAACCGTGTCCATATTCTGATAGCAATACATTTTTCTGAGCTCAAAGGCCATTTCTTGCACACAAAATACTGAAGATCTCTCTAACTTCATCGCATATTTTGATAAGTAATATAATTTTCGGAGTCCAAAGACCATTTCTATGTTACAAAGTACAAGTATCAAACCCAAAAACATGAAATTTGAAACGAAGACTTCAAGCTACTACGGATTAAGTTATATACATCATAGTTTATAAAGTTGAATATCCAACAAATCACCACCTGTTGCGTGCCCAAGGAGACAAAACCCCTTGTCTATAGAGCCATAAACAAAGAAACATGAGAGGATTCCGTCCAACATCAAGCAACGGGCCCTGAATCATTGAATGCAGTATAAATGTTAAAAGCGTGTTGGTAAAAATATATAACATGAATTTGAAATTAAGGTTTTAATAGAAATACAGTGTATGCAGCTTCGGCAAATTTATGAAGAGTCGCAGCCTCCTTAACTCGCATCTCTGGTGCTTCCGTGGATCCTTCAGAGGTTTCTGAAGATTTTTCATTGTGTTGGAGTAAAGCTAAAGCTGGACGAAAAAAACTTCAGGTAAGAACGTGATGGTGAAGTTAAACTGATTTGAAGTAGACTGATAAAAATTTGGTGAGATTAGCATTATCATACTAAAAATGCGATGTCGTCCATTTAAAAAATCTTTCAACTCAATAACTCATTCACATGTGATCCTGAACCCAAGCACAGAAGAACAGCAGCACTTAATGGAAGGAAGGTGAAATATTGGCTTTTAGAAATTAAGGTGatttattatgttaattaaaaatacattgatttaaataaacaaaaactcGACATATCACTAATAAAATGAGTGGTCTAGCATACTCGTCATGTCTGAAAGCACAACAAATTAAACCTTGCTGCTTGTTTTAAGGAGGATATTATAACCACTTTAATTGAGATAGCTACCCAACACTAACTCCAAGAATCATATGTACATTTACAAACAACTCATGAACatattataagttatttttattAGTGTATTGAAATTTGAAACACTGGTAATAAAGATAAGTATTCATGATATAGCCCAAATAAGCTCTTCCAAACCTGCCAAGAGTTCCATATGGCCGGTTCCAGAAGCCCGATAAGCAACAAGGTCACCTAACAATCGTGCAACTGAATAGACTTCATCTTCCTCCTTTGCAGTCAAGTATTTGACGCGGCCGAGACAGCACAAGGTCTCACGTAAACCGTTATCAAAAACCTCCCTATAATGTGATTTCCAAGCATTGTCATGGGATTCATAGAAAGATCTCCATCTGAGAACATCAGATCCTGTAAAGCACTGAGCTAGAGCAACCAAACAAACAAGAACCATGAAGATGGACAGTAACGTGTGCTTCCGCCAGTGAAGGTTCCATCCCAATTCTGCATTCACAAACCGAAAGTGaggtaataataatactaatagtaataataaacaaaagcACAAAACACAAAAAGAGATACATAGCTCTGTAACACCAACACCTCTGAAAAAATGTGAATCTGTATTCAAAACCAACAAAGACACTTTGTGATTACATTTaacttattcattttttcaaattattactggtATCAAAAATTATTACTGGTGTCGACGTATCAGTATTGGTGTCGTGTTTTCAGTGTGTCGGCTTGATAGATAAAGATTGATGAATGGAGGAACTCACCAACCTAAAAGACAAACAGCTGGTGAGGTATCTTTGGCGAAATAGTAAGCTGATTTGGAAACAAGGTAAGTAGCGCAGAGAAACTGAATCACTGTGAGCGCGACGGTGCATCGACTCCACCATAACCATTTCTTATACCTTCCCTATCATGTTATAAAGTATTATATTTCATTACATCAACGATCAACGATCAACGATCAACGAGGAATGTAAATTGAAATAACGAATAGAATTAGGGAACATTCGTTCGTACTCGTCTATGGTAGCGCAAAAGGAGGCGATCTGTGGTGGACGAGGAGTCGTCGTCGAGAATGAGAGTGGCGGCTGATTGTTGAGCAACGGCGGTCTGAAACATGACTATGATTCTCATAGCGGCGGCAAAAGAAACGGCGGCGAATGGAAGAAGAGAACGGAGATCGCAGAGGAGATAGGTTTGGGAAAGGAGAAGGGCGCCAATGAGGAAAACGAGAGCGTTGGAAATCCCTAAAACAATGCCTACACGTCTCAGGTTTCTGACACCAAAACCCATTGCACGCGCCACCACCGCCGTCGCAACCACCTGCTTCTATCTTCCACCTTccatttaattaaagttaattagtaataatattaatcaGAATCGGACGATTTATATGCTAATCTGGTATTAACtttttcaaaagaagaaaaaaaaaactgttaTCTGCGTAATCTTCAAAAGCTACGAGTATAAATAACATGAAATTGACTCGTTAATGGGAGCTTAGATGATAGGAGCACGGTTTCAACTCTAACATCCTGCTAATTCATCTAAGAGCTAAAACTATTACCATTAAAAGTACTGtacaaaaaattatgaaatcaattacatatttattttaatttttttattgggtCAAAATTCATTTTGTTCCTTAGATTCGATCAATTGCGGcacacaaattttgaaaaaaaatatatataaaaaaagaccATCATAAGTAATTGAACtagtattaattttaaaaaaaaaattcaaattttatattaaaaattggaCCCAACTAACCGGTCAGACTGAAAACCGCGGAAGTCACCGTTCTGATCTGATTATTTTATACCACAATTTTACATTTAGAAATTTATCTCTATTTTTCTCTAatactttttctattttttaggattattttgtattaattttttttattacactTATTTTATGGTGATTCCATGAAGACTATAATGGTTCacgattttcttttctttatataAATATGAATTTAGTTTTCTTTGTCAAGTCATTTGTCTTGGCCGTCTCACACCTTGAAAAATCTGAAAATATTTTTCTTGTGTTAAATGCGTTTTCGGATATACTCAAATCATACTAAAATGCGTTATTATGATATTTACTTTGCAACAACAAAAAAGTTCGAAGATGCACCTTCGAACACATTCATTTTTTTGCAAAATAAATGTGACCAACAATTTGTGTCTGAAATGTATGTAAAAATGTGcgtttggagatgcatttccaaacaCTAGAAACTTTTCATGGTGGTGGAAGAGAACACATAAGGGTGAAGAGAAATTTCATATTTATTACTCAGATATCCATGTTTGAATATTGGACCATTATATAAAATCATAGTTTAAGATCCACACGTCACAATGATTTCGGCTCAAACATTACGTAGTCACGTGGGACACGAAAGATATCTTAAAATGGAAAGTAGCAAAGTTGACCATGTGCTTGTCACGTGGGTGAGATAGACATGCCATGAGAAATTTTTGACAAACGGATCACCCGCCATGAGACATTGTCAACTCGTCAATTTAGTTGAAATATTTGTGATCCGCATAAAATCCACACCAACCAATATATTAGAACAATACCACAACCATTTATCTTGAAATGCAGAGTGAAGCAATTCAAACACCAATGATAATGAAAACATACACTACTAGTGAAAGCATTGCAAGAGAATAGATTAGATTAAAGAACCAATCTTAATCAAAATGTTTCTCCGCAATCTTAGATAACGGTTCGTAGTTTTGATTTCACCTTGATAGAATTAACAACCAAGGAAAATTTTTGTTGAATTCATCGGATGAAAAATCAACCAAGAGAAAAAAGGGCAAACTTTCCATTATATCTTTTGTTACCTCGCCCACCAAACCGAGGTAAAAGCCATGTTTCAACCTAGGTGTAAAAGCCATGTTAGACACGACATGAGATCCTCGAAAAAAGACCAATTGCCACGACCCCTGATAGAGCAGGGTCAAGTGGACCAAATCCAAGGAAAAACCTAAAGGCACTTctactcaaacaacaaaaccATTTCAACAGAAAATCAACTTCTACTTTCAAATACAACTATCAAATTTCAAAAAGGAATAGATATTTCTAGACTATGCCTACCACAGGTAGATTACAACATACACTGTATGTACAATTTCCTTCATTATTCGTTTAAACTTGAAAGGTACAAAAATCAGTTTCCATCAAAACCTTGACCTCTATGCAGTGCCATAGAATCTCATAAAACATAGTAGTAAGTTTATGTACTTTGTTTGCATCCGCAAGTGCAACTCTCAAGATCTTCGTGAAGTTTCTGAAAAAGGGTGAACAGATAATGTAATCAATATCAACAGAGACAGCATTATTATACTAAGAATTACTTGATGCATTCATATGAAGCTCTTTTTACACACCTGGACTTGAGTTTGAAGACCTTTGATATGTTGAACTGCCAAATCTAGCATGTCTGAATAACTTGTTTGCTACAGTGACATTTTGAAACAACATTAAGCAACCTATAATGTACAAAGTTAAACACTGGTTCGTTTGACAATATTATCGACTCGTCTATAGCTAAACAGGTTCATCTGAGTCTGAAGTGAACCTCTCTTCAAAAGTTTAAAATACACTTCTCTTCTTTTTCAATAATACTACTTCACTGTTACTATTACTACTAGTACTACTTTCAACCACTCAAATTAATGTGTGCATTATCTTAAACAATGCTTATAATGAAATGGATGGAATAATAGGAAAGCAATAATACCTTATCCATATTAGGCACAAGATCCTGCAATTTCTTCAATTTTCCACTTATTCTAGTTCTTCTCTCCTACATACATGCAACGCAATAGAGTTAGTATACATATATACATGTAGTATTTGAAATAGAAACagaaagaaaaatagcagagTAGAGTATTACCCGTTCTGCAATGCTTCGGGGATGCGTGGCACAGCCACGCTTAGCGCGGATTTTACAAGGGACGGAATCTTGTGGAATATGCATCAGCTTGTCCATCTCCATAGAAGTTTGTGGGAGACTATACTGAATTAGATTAAAGTAGAAACATTGAATGAATCAATATAATGGATGAAGAATATTATCATCAATTGTGAAAAAGGCTACTAATACTAGTACTACCTGAGTTTCAAGGGCGTTGAGGCAATGAAGAAGAAGGTCGGGATCGTCCTCGTTTCTACTAGAACGCTTATTATTAGTTTGATTTTGAGAACCAGAAGAAAATACTATAGaatttgaattgttattgttattagtattattattattatcaggtCCTACACCCCAGTTACTACTATGCAATGATCCATTTCCTGCAGCTACTGCTGCATAATCAACACCATTTTCGGATATTCTAGAAAGACATTCCTGTCCTTGTCCTCCTCCGGTAAAGCTCAATTCAGACTTCAATCTTGATCCTCCATTTCCGCCTCTCGTGATTGTGAACCCAGCTGCAATTATTACATAATGtttttcaatttcatgactcATGATGAAATTATTAATATTCTATGAGATCTATCTAATTACAATTTAATCAAATTCATTGCATAAAATgataattagaataaaaatagGAGATACCGCTGTTATTGTGATTGAGAGTGGCGAGATGGTTGAGGAAACCGGCGGGAGAGCTTTTTTGACGGACCAGAGATGATCCGTCAAAGCCTTCGTAAGAAGATCTCTGCTGCAGTTGCTGTTGCTGTtgctgttgttgctgttgttgttgctgctggctGGAATCACCGGAGAAATAATGTCCAGTCCCTGGGAGAAGGCGTGATCCTGCTAAGACAGCATCAACGGTGCTGGTGAGGAGAGAGCCGGGTGCAGAACCATATCTGGTAAGACCTGTCTGACTTATGGAACTCTGCTGTTGttgagaagaggaggaagaagtggaaccagaagaagaaggaggACGATACATGATGATGATAGAGTTGAATAATGTGAATCTGTGTGCGAGAGGAGAGAAAAAGAAGCGAAGACTAAGAAAAAAGAAGATGGAATGATATTATAATAAAAGAAGCAAGTTGTTGTTAGTTGGGATGAGGTTAAGGAGGGTTTACAAATATCCTAAGCACAAAAACAAGATATTAGAGATTAGATGCGCTGTCTCACACTCCACTTGTGCAATTGTTTATGACAACTTGTTAATATCACGTGCCCTTTTTCATCAAAACATGCCCACCTTCATGGTATCTCCATTTTTTATATGTCCCACaattgtcaattttcaaaactatacAATGGTATGCACTAAATTTATCACTCACTATCTTTGTTTTTTTAATGTTGGATACCATTGGCGGCTTTTCTCAATTCATGGTATGCAACTCTAAGTATTTGAGCTTAATTCAAGACACTATTATATAGGATAAATTTTGAAAACATGTGGATGTGGTTTATGTTGGTTTTTCCTATGTTTTGGAGAGGCCCAATTGGATTGGGTTTGTCACTACTCATGTGTGTAAGCGTTTGTTATTATCCAATAAAGAAGAATATGGTTGAAGTGTGAAAAATAACAAGAGAAAaaaagtgagaagagagaaaaatcAATAGACACATCAAAATTCCGCAGCCTCAATTTCAGCACAATTTAATCCCATAAAACCGGACCTTGCATATAATTCAACGGTTGAATCATCTTAAAGTTTTGATACAACGCTCATCGTTGATTATAGTGGAGTTTTCAAATGGCTTACGGGTCCCGTGGTTTTTTACTCCTAGTTACCGAAGGTTTTTCCATGGGAAAATTATGTTGTGTTGTTTGatgtattttttttgttgattgttGTTGCATGTGATATTTAGGAGAGCTTATCTTGTTGGATTTTTCTGTTGCGTTTGTGATTTGCtcccaacaagtggtatcagagtctggtttGATTTGACTAACGATGGAGACCAACACATCTAGGACGGTAAGTTTGAATGGTTCCAATTATAATGTTTAGAAAGGAAAAATGGAAGAATTGCTTTATGCGAAAGATTTTCACTAACTAATTTTCTCTAAAGAAAAACCTGATGGAAAAAGGGATGACGAATGGTCTTTATTGCACAGACAAGTTTGTGGTTATATTCGCCAATGAGTGGGtgataatattttgaatcatgtgATCTCGGTGACTCATGCTCGCTCTCTTTGGACCAAACTTGAGGAGTTGTATGCAAGAAAGACGAGGAACAATAAGTTATTCTTGTTCAAGCAATTGATGTCATTAAGGTATAGTGATGGTTCACCAATAATCGATCGCTTGAATAATTTCCAAGGTATTCTAAATCAATTGTCGGCGATGAATCTTACTTTTGATGAGGAAATTCAAGGTTTATGGCTTCTTGGTACTTTTCCTAATTCTTGGGAGACTTTTAGGACATCTTAGTCTAACTTCGCTCCTAATGGTATCATCTCAATAGACTTGGCTAAAATTAGTGTGTTGAATGAGGAGTTGAGGCGTAAGTCACAAGGCTCTACTTCATATTCCTATGTGTTGTTTACCAAATCAAGGGGAGACATCAAAGTAAAGGTTCAAGTAAGCGCGGTACTTCACGTGGTAAATTACAAGGAGGCTCTAATAGATTCTCTCATATTGAGTGTCATCATTCTGGGAGGGAAAGGGACACATAAAGAGGTATTGTCGTAAGTTGAAAAGGGAAAACAAGAAGAAGAGTTATAACAACGACAAAAAATAAGGTAACAATAATGAAGATGTTTCTATTGTTGATGACTTCTTTACTGTTTGTGATAGTTGTGTAGAGAATGTCAATCTATCATGTGATGAGATGGATTGGGTGGTTGATAGTGGTGCTTCTACTCATGCAACCTCGAGACGTGATCTTTATTCAACTTACAAGATCAGTGACTTTGGGTTGTTCGTATGGGAAATAATGGGAAAGCGAATGTCATCAGAATGAGAGATATTTGTTTCAAAACTAGCAATGGGTATACTCTAGTTCTCAAAGGTGTGAAACACAATCTAGAAATTTGATTCAATCTTTTATCCGTTGGAAAGTTCGATAATGAAGGATATGATAATTATTTTTCGGGTAATGAATGGAAGTTAAAGAAAGGCTCAATGGTAATTTCTAAAGGTAAAAGTAATTTGAACTTGTATGTCGTCCAACACATCAACACTTGTGTCAATGATAGCTCATATGAATTATGGCGCAAACATTTAGGTCGTATAAGTGAAAAAGGTTTGAGTATTTTGTCTAAGAAGAATGTGTTGTATGGTGTTTCCGATGCAAAGTTAAGAAAGTGTTCACATTGTTTGGTGGGTAAGCAAAGGCAAGTTTCCTTTTTGTCTTCTGAGCCTAAGAGGAAATCAAAAGTGTTGAATTTAGTACATTGTGATGTGTGTGGTTTGATGAAGACACAATCACTTGGTGGTTGCATATTACTCTGTGACTTTCATTGATGATTTTTCTCGGAAAACATGGACTTATACCTTGAGGACAAAAGATCGAGTGTTGGATACCTTCAATTTGTTTCAAGCATCGGTTGAAAGAGAAACGGGGAAAAGCTCAAGTGTATTCGAACCGATAAAAAGGGAGAGTATATAGGAACTTTATAAGTATTGTCAAGATCAAGGTATACGTTGTCAAAAGTCTCCTCCAAAGACACCACAATGGAATGGGTTAGCCAAAAGAATGAATAGAACTTTGGTGGAAAGAGTGAGATGTTTACTTTCTCAATCAAATTTGCCGAAATACTTTCGGGGAGAAGCATTGAGCACGGTTGTACATCTTTTAAACCTTACTCCATGTGTTCCGTTGAAGTTTGATGTTCAAAGTCATGTTTGGAGCGGTAAATATGTTTCCTACGACCATCTCTGGTTGTTTGGGTGCATGACTTATGTGCATATTCCGAAGGATGAGAGATCAAAATTGGTTGAGAATTCGAAGAAATGTGTGTTTGTTGGGTATGGACTTGATGAGTTTGGGTATCGATTCTTTGATCTGGTTCAACAGAAGCTTATTCGTAGTCGTGATATCGTATTCATGGAGGATTATACCATTGAGGACATCGGCAAAGTTAAGAATAAATATTCGATTTTTGAAGAAGAATGAATGGTTGATACGGACTCAACTACTATTGCTCCTACCCCTATCACTTTCAAAGATGTTCCAATTGAAAATCAAGGTATGAATTTGAATCTTGATAATATTTTAAATCCTAATGATATTGTTGAGTAGATGTTGCGGAAGACATTGTTGAAAATGAGGTTGATCAAGAGGTTGAAAGTGTTGAGAAAATGATTGCTTCTGATGAGTTGAGGCAGTTTACTCGTGATAAAAGGCCTTCCATTCGATACCCGTCGAACAAGTAAGTTTTTCTTACCGATGGTGGAGAACCCGAAAGCTTTAAAGAAGTTTTGGAGGATGAGAACAAAAAGGAGAGGATGGATAACATAGAGGATGAAATGCAGTCACTTTGTGAGAATAATACCTTTGAGTTAGTGAAGTTGTCAATGGGTAAGAGAGAATTTAAGAATATATGATTTAATCGAATTAAGCAAGATGAGTGTACTTCTCAAAGAAGATTCAAGGCTCGTTTGGTGGTAAAAGGCTTGAAACAACAGGAAGGTGTTGATTTTGGGGCGGGGTGTGTACTAAGGTACTCGTATCCGTGCTCATATCCGCTTATTTTATGGGCAATTACCCGAGCCCATCCATGTACCCATTTTTGCGGGTTTTTACCCTACCTTTTGTGGGTATTTTTTAGGGTATCCACTGGAGATGGGTAAAATTGTCATTCCTATGTGTAGGTTTGAAGTCATGGACACGTGTACAGTAATTATACAGTGGCTGAAGGATGGTAACTATCTCGTTGTTTACCTGAGTGAGTTTTGAATACCCTGTTTTCTTTTATAAGTTATTTTAGACAATATCTGTGACCTATGTGCATTGTTTTGCAGATCAAATGGTAAATATTTTTGTTGAAGAGAATATGAGAGAAAATCATACTGTTAGCGTGGAAACTAAGAACCCCAAAGTCAACCAGAGAATTTTACCATTAAGGACGAAAAAAGGCAAGTTGAAGATCTAACTCCAAATTTGTCCAATTTAAAAGCTTGAAGGAAGCTCGGAGGCTAGAAGAAGATTGTTCTCCCGCGTTGGTACCATCCTCCACATTTCTTAAAActcataaattttcaaaaatattgactaaaatttatattttaaaatcaaatcaatataatttaaaataatgaccgaaaaatttatatttcaaaaccaaatcaatatagaatcaaaatttattttatttatattgaaACAAAGAATCGACATTTAAGAAACAGATATTTTAGGCTATTTTCATAACTAAAAATatcgttagttggtctagtggtaATTGGCCTTAAACTTGGTAGAGAGAACCGCGGTTTCATCCCACAAAACTGCAAAAGAAAAATTAGCAGTCTTTTATAAAATAATGTCATGCTAGtaaataaaatgtatttcaaaTTAAATACCAATTTTACTTTTTAATACAAAAATTATTGATACTTTTTTAATTTCCTCTCTTTAGTTATTATTGTGTAAAATAGTTAATAACGTTAAATTAGAAAGAGTGCATTGGCAAAACAGAAACATAACTCCAAGCCTATAACTAATACTAAAGAACTTTAGAAACTGCTCCAACATTAATAGTTGTTCTTCCTTCTCTTTTTTGTGGAACTCTCATTCTTGTcacctcttctttctctttttcttttccctCTTCTTTCATCATCAGTTCCAcggctcttcttctttctctttttcttggaACTCTCATTCTCCTCATCTCTTCTTTCATCTGTTGTTTCATCCA is part of the Vicia villosa cultivar HV-30 ecotype Madison, WI linkage group LG2, Vvil1.0, whole genome shotgun sequence genome and encodes:
- the LOC131648832 gene encoding transcription factor bHLH128-like; protein product: MYRPPSSSGSTSSSSSQQQQSSISQTGLTRYGSAPGSLLTSTVDAVLAGSRLLPGTGHYFSGDSSQQQQQQQQQQQQQQLQQRSSYEGFDGSSLVRQKSSPAGFLNHLATLNHNNSAGFTITRGGNGGSRLKSELSFTGGGQGQECLSRISENGVDYAAVAAGNGSLHSSNWGVGPDNNNNTNNNNNSNSIVFSSGSQNQTNNKRSSRNEDDPDLLLHCLNALETQYSLPQTSMEMDKLMHIPQDSVPCKIRAKRGCATHPRSIAERERRTRISGKLKKLQDLVPNMDKQTSYSDMLDLAVQHIKGLQTQVQKLHEDLESCTCGCKQST
- the LOC131648831 gene encoding uncharacterized protein LOC131648831 isoform X1; its protein translation is MGFGVRNLRRVGIVLGISNALVFLIGALLLSQTYLLCDLRSLLPFAAVSFAAAMRIIVMFQTAVAQQSAATLILDDDSSSTTDRLLLRYHRRGRYKKWLWWSRCTVALTVIQFLCATYLVSKSAYYFAKDTSPAVCLLELGWNLHWRKHTLLSIFMVLVCLVALAQCFTGSDVLRWRSFYESHDNAWKSHYREVFDNGLRETLCCLGRVKYLTAKEEDEVYSVARLLGDLVAYRASGTGHMELLAALALLQHNEKSSETSEGSTEAPEMRVKEAATLHKFAEAAYTGPLLDVGRNPLMFLCLWLYRQGVLSPWARNRRPALDGDNWWRGHAAAFLKYANLPPEALRYGRVNQVKCEAAYFIVVLHHLQTVVIAIRGTETPEDLITDGLCKECTLSAEDLSGLINSSYIHSDIHKNVTSSFPHYGHSGIVEAAREVYMQIEGNPGEHDTESYGLLSKLLGFGCECFGYNVRIVGHSLGGAIAALLGIKLYNRYPNLHVYSYGPLPCVDLIVANACSSFITSIIYGNEFSSRLSIGSMMRLRAAAITLLAQDPKADSAMIFRLARRFLFISQYERNNQEAEHEVLCDIDNKGSNNQVVQDASLWTAASKRDLLVTADHGDDEHDEISLWADSRASDHIVEINNAEFTNPFASGVHSRDDPVSQFNPFASYVHSRDDPVSQFIDSVPTSENQSADDPPEMYLPGFVIHIVADKKSPQNDLKRSWRTMERERCYRAYVANRENFNNIIVSPSMFLDHLPWRCHKALQKILKDQTAKDQITECHLI